From the genome of Streptomyces sp. V2I9:
GTACTCGCGCATCCGTCCGACGTCGGTGATCCGGAGGCCGCCGACGGCCTCGTCCGAGCCGCGCTGGCTGCCCACGGACGGATCGACGGTGTGGTGCTCAACGCGGGCATCGGCCGGGGCGGTACCGTCGGCGACCTGTCGCTGGACGACTGGGAGGCGGTGATGCGCACCAATGTCACCGGCCCTCTGCTGCTCCTGCGCGCGGCGATCCCGCACTTGCTGGAGTCGAGCGGAGCGGTGGTCGCCGTTGCTTCGGTCTCCGCCCTGCGGAACGGCACGAGCAATGTCCCGTACGCCACGTCCAAGGCGGCCCTGCTCCAGCTGTGCCGTTCCGTCGCCGTCGACTACGGGCGTCAGGGAGTACGAGCCAACATCGTGTGCCCGAGCTGGGTGCGCAGCGAGATGGCCGACCGTCGCATGACGCGCTTCGCTGAGGAGGCGGACTTGGGAGGAGACGGCGCCCGCGCCGCCTATGAGGAGGTGACCAGGCTGCTGCCACTGGGGCGACCGGGTGAGCCGCGTGAGATCGCGGAAGCAGTCGCCTGGCTGTTGTCACCGGCGGCGTCGTACGTGAACGGTGCCGTTCTCACTGTCGATGGCGGGGCCACGGCCCTGGACCCCGGGACGCTGGCCTTCGACTTCCACGTCGCGCCACGCGGCAGCGAGGTCCCCGACACTCCATGACCATCACCGCCCGGCCGAGGCGGCCCGCTCCGGACCCGTCGCTCGCGGCGGATCAGGGCTGCCGGGCCGGAGCGGGCCGGTCGTGAATGGGCAGCGCGTCCGCCATGGACGGCCACATCCGGGCGATCCCGAGCAGTGTCTCCGGACTGCCGTGCACCACGCCGGGCAGGGGGCCGGAGCCGGACGGCGGGGTGCCCGCGAGCTTGGCGCGCCGGGCCTGGTCGAGCGCCCCGGCGAGTGCGGCAGTGGCGAGCCGGTCGTCCCGTACCCCTGTCTGCCGGGCGTGCCGGTGCGCCTCCTCGTATGCGCCGGGCCGGACGTACTGCTGGAGATCGAGGAGCGCGTCGTACGTCTCGATGGTCTGCCGGTGCGCCTGCAGCGCCAGCGGCGAACGCGGCAGCAGCACCTCCCGGAACCGGGTCCGCTGCGGGCTCGCGAGCGCCACTTGGGGCACTGCCCCGACGAGATCGCGCCACAGCGGCCACAGACACCAGGTGACCCGTAGAGCGGTCCACGACCGAACGAGAGCTGTCACCGTGGGGACCAGCAGGGACGCAGCCCGGATGAAGCCGTGGACGCCGATGACCAGTGACAGGTAGGGGAGCATGGCGGCGGTACCGCCGTAGAGGTGCCAGAGGTAACCGGACCAGAAGGCGACGGCGAAGACGCTTCCCACCGCGAACAGCCGGAGCGACCAGATGAGATCGCGGTCCGACGAACGCAGACTGAACGCCCAGCAGACCACGAAAGCAACGGAGTCACCGATCAGATGAGCGACGATCAGGATGAGCCAGTAGGCGACCGCCGGATCGGCCGGCCCTTGCAAGGACGCGGTCTCCTTGCCCGGCCGGCCGATCTGCAGCAGGTCGAGAATCAGCAGCGTTCCGATGGTCACCGCCAGGGCGCCCGCTACTGAAAGCCGAAGGTGACGAGCGCGGGCGGTATCGACCATGGAGACGAGGACCAGTCCGGCGCTCAGCACACCGACCAGGTTGCGGATCAGAGCGACCGTGTGGACGTCCACGCCGGCGTTGGTGAGCCACGCGACGATACTGGGTTGGAAGAGAGTGATCGCGATGGTGGCGGCCAGCACGGTGAGCCACAGTCCCCGTTGGTGGGGCTGACGCAGGGCGGGCCGGGCCCGGCAGACCAGCGCGAACCACAGAGCAAAGACGCTGCCGACCCCGATATGGGACGCCAGCTCACCGGTCGACATCGACCGTCACTCCGAGGAACGCGCCGATCCGTCCGAGCGGTCCGGCCGCGCGTCCGCTCGTGCCGGCGCTCTGTATCAGGCTGGCGATCATCTCTGCTTCCTGCTCCTCGGCTGTCGTATAACTGGTGCGTGCCATCAACCGCTTGACAAGGTGGGGCTTCAGGTCGCTGAGAAGCCGGCCCGTCAGTTCCTCGCCGTCTCCCGTCACACCTCGATGGTGGTCGCACAGCACATGGCCGATCTCGTGCAGGATGATGTGCTCTCGGTGAAGGGGCGCAGTGCGGGCCTCGTAGAAGACATAATCGGCGTCGTCCGTGCCCAGCCAGAGTCCGCAGGCTCCGGCGACCGCCGTCTGCTCGGGGAGTTCTCTGAGAACGAGCGGACGCCCTCTCAGCTCCTCCACCCGCTCACGGATCGCATCCAGCGACAGTGACCGGTGCACTCCGAGATCGCGCAGGATTGCCGCACACCGGCGCTGCAACTCGGCGTACTCACTCGTCTTTCTCATCTGCCGTCACCCCCGTCCAGGGCGACGGAAGCGATGAAAGGCGCTTGGGCGCCTGCGTGAGCGGGCGTCGCCCCTCGTGGTCTCACTGGTCGTTGCTGCCCCGACTTCTCGCATGGGTCCTATTGGTCAGGACGGTGTGGACGTCCCCTGGTCTCGGAGTCATCGGACATCGCGTTCACGAGGGCGAGCAGGGCGTCGAGCCCGGCTTCTGACAGCCCATCGGCCCGAAAGGCCAGCGTGCGCACCTTGTTGTTCGCCAGAGCGACGGCGAACTCCATCTGGCGCCTCACCCTCTCGGACACCTCCTCGTCGGTGAAGTAGTCCGGGGTGACGCCGAAATGCTCTGCCAGGATCCGGAGGTGGTCCCGCGTCACGTTCCGCTTTCGCCCGGTTGCCAGTTCCCACAGGTAAGTGGCCGAGAAGTGGCGCCCGGTGCTCTTGCGGATCTCCTCGGAGATCTTGCTGTAGGGAGGACGGTTGCCCCGGTAGTACACGTTGAGGATGTCTTCGAGCCGCCGAGCCAGGGGTGACGAGTCCGCCTTGCCGGTGTCACCGCTGTTGCTACTGACCAAGTCTCCAACTCCCGCGCATGATTCTTCACCTTGTCCAGCGGACAGAACATGACTCTCAAAATAGGCGGTGGCCGCTGTCTTGGAAACTCTTGCCCGGCTCTTCGAGTGTCTTTTGGCTCAAACTCGACATGCATCGGGGGTGGCAGCCGCGTAGAGGGTCACACATGCCAATGGCCAGGCCGGAGCGGACGCGAACCGGGTTACCAGCGGTTTGGTTGACACCCTTTCATCCGCTGAGTACGGTCCCGAGTGCTTGCGGCGGCCCTGTGCCGGGCATCCGATCGTTCGTCCGTCCCCGACTCTGTCGACCGCGGAGCGCTGGGCGGTCCGCCGAGGAGCATGGGACGGTCGCGTCGAGCATCGGCGCCACACCGGCTGACAGGGGGAATCACGGAATGGCGGCCACACCACAGCCTGGTAGTCCATCAGGGATGCAGTCTGCGCGGACCGGGCGCAGCTTCCCGGTTCCGGCAATGGCGGACCCCTCCACCGCTCTTTCCCGCGCGGCCGTTCCCGCCCGGACGCTGGCCTGGACTGGCCGCGGCCGACCGACGCGTGCGGATCTCAAGCCCGGGCACGGACCCTTACCGGTGCCGCCGGTGTGCAAGTAGCGCAAGAGTCGAGTGAGGAGACACCGCCTTGGTCCGCCTGCATCTCACAGTGGAGGGTCTTTCTCGCATCCGCTTTGTCGGCTCGCTCGGACCGGATCTCGAATCCCGGTTCGCCGAACTGAGATACGCGGATGCTCGTCCGGACGAGTTCGCGGAATGGCGCATGAAGGTGCGGCGAAGACTGCGGAGGCCCGGTGCTCTTGGTGTGCCGGGCAACGGCTCGCAGCGGGAACTGAGGGTGGCGCCCAGCGTCGACGCGCTCCGCTTCAGTTCGGTCGCGGTGGTGCCGTTCTGGGGGCGCATCCGGAACTACCTGGAGCTGGAACGCGAGGCCAGGGGGCGCGCTGTCCTGACCGGAGGTGTGGAGCGCGTCCTGAACAACCTTCATCCTGCTGTTAGTTGGAGCGCTCCGGTCCTTCGGGTGGACAACGACCAGGAAGAACAGGGAACCGACCTTCTCGGCGACGGTCTGGTCATCGCCCCGTCGCTGTTCGCGCCCGCGCCGATGGTCGTCGACGCGGAGACGGGCGGACAGGGCGCGCCCGTCCTGGTTTACAACGTCTCGCCTCCCACCGACGCCGCGGCCGGACTCTGGCGGCAGCAGGAGGACGACCGTGCCGCTGCCTTGAGCGAGTTACTCGGGCAGACACGCGCGAACGTACTCGAATCCTTGCGGTCACCCGTGTCCATCAGTGACATATCGCGTCAGCTCGACCTCTCCCACCCCTCCGTCAGCCGCCACCTCGGTGTGTTGCGTAGGTCCGGGCTCATCGCGGCCGAACGCCGGAACAACCTGACCCTGCATCGCCTGACCCACCTCGGCGAGGTGGTTCTCGGCCGGCAGGACTGACCGCGGATCAGCTGCCACGTTACGTGCGGGGCGATCGGCGTCCACGTTATCCCCCGAGGCGATGACGGCGTCCTGGCGCGGGTGGTGGTCTAGACGGCCGGACACGAGAGCGGTCAGGGCCGTGGCCCCGCCAGGTTTCCGGGGGATCTTGAGGTGCCCGAAGACAAAGGGCGCCACGGCGACGATCTCCTCGTCGGTGACGGGGGTGACGCTGTCGAGTAGGCGCTGGTTGATGGGGAAGGTGATCGCACCAGGCGTGGGGGGCCTGGCTGTCGGCGATGGTCCGTGGGACAGGAATGGTGACGCGTTCGCTCGCGGCTAGGCACTGTCCGGCGGAGCATGTGACTTTCCGACTGGTCGCTCGTTGGATGAGGCATGAGTCGGGGGGATCTGACGAGTCGCGAATGGTCGCTTCTGGAACCGCATCTGCCGCTGTCAGGTGGCCGGGGAGGCCGGTGGAACAACCACCGCACGGTGCTCAACGGGATCCTGTTCCGAATCCGCACTGGTGTCCCGTGGCGTGACCTCCCAGGACGATACGGCTCCTGGAAAACCGTCTACGAACGGCATCGCCGCTGGTCTGCGGACGGAACCTGGGACCGCATTCTGCAGGCGGTCCAGGCCAACGCCGACCTGGCGGGCCGGATCGACTGGGGCATGGTCGGCGTCGACTCGACCTCCTGCCGGGCCCACCAGCACGCCGCCGGCGCCCGCATAGCCAAGCCTCGGGTCCCGAAAAAAGGACGACGCCCCGGCACTACCGCCCCGACGAAGGGCTTGGACGGTCCCGGGGCGGCCTGACCTGCAAGATCCACCTCGCCGGCGAAGGCGGCTGCCGCCCACTGGCCCTCCTACTCACGCCGGGCCAGTGGGGCGACGCCCCGCAGATGGTCGAGGTCCTTGACCGGATTCGGGTTCCCCGACCGCAGGGCGGACGGCCGCGGACCCGGCCCGACCATGTCAGCGGCGACAAGGCATACAGCTCCCGCCGCAACCGGCGCTACCTGCGACGACGCGACATCAAGCACACGATTCCGGAGCCGAAGGACCAGCGGGCCAACCGTCGGCGAAAAGGCAGTAACGGCGGCAGGCCCACCGGCTTCGATCGCGACCGCTACCGGCGGCGCAACGAGGTCGAGCGAACCATCAACCGGCTCAAGAACTTCCGTGCTGTCGCAACCCGTTACGACAAACGGGCCTACGTCTTCCATGGCACCGTCACCGCAGCAGCGGTCCGCTTATGGCTCAGACCATGATCCGCAGGACAGTGCCTTGCCGTGCCGCGCGGATCCAGGCTGCACCCGCATGACCCATATGTACCCGGCCAGACCAATCGATCCGCGCACCGTCGCGTCAGCCCATGCCGACAGAACGCTGCCTCCGACATTCCATCCCAGGCTCCACAAGAGGAGCAAACTCAGTGCGCTTGCCACTATGACTGCGCTCCCGTACCTGACGAGCGTCGTGCGGCCTCTGCCCAGCCAGGTTCCCAGAAGCCCAGCCGGGATCTGCACCATCACATGGAAACTTGCGCAAGCCAGCGGCACAGTAAGGAGGAGGACAAAGGGTGCATCTGCTGTGGGATCGCCTGGCGGGGTCGCATAGGCGGAGTCCAGCATCCACAACGGCGGTACCAAGAACGTGAGCAGGAGTACGGCTCCGCTCAGATGCATGGCGCCAAGGTGCCGCAGTGCCGAATGTGGAGCCCCGACGCTTCGTCCCCTGGCAGTCGGACCATTGGTTCTCTCGCCCATATCTCCCCTCCCAACGCCCTGCAAGCGTGGGACATGGTAGTCAGGCGGTTGCCCCGTCCTCGCACGGCGTAGCACGTCCCGCACGGAAGTCGTCATGATCCGCCGGACAGTGTCTAGGGGAGCTTGGTGTCGTCGCCCTGTTCCGGTTCGACACCAACGCCCCGAGCTCCGGATGCATGGCCTTGGCCGCCGTGGCGCTGCCTGCGACGAGGCCGCCCCGCCGACGGGTGCGACGATGGTGCTGAGCGTGCCTGTCTCTACGAGGAGTTTGAGGGCCGCGGTGCCCTGGTCGGCGATGACCAGCGGGTGGTCGTAGGCCGGGACGAGGGCCAGGCCGCGCTGCGCCGCGAGGGTCCCGCCGCGCGCGTTGCGGTCCTGGGGTAGCGGTTGATTACCACCGTGACCGACGTGGACGCCTGGCAGCGCCGTCACCCACCCCACTCCCGCTCCCATCCGAATCGGTGTCGGTAACGTCAGCCCCCCAGGTCGGCCAGGCAGTCGCCGACCAGGGGCCCGGCCTCTCCGCTACCGAACGCGCCCGCGTCTTCGACCGCTTTCCGTACGGCGACTCCCACCCTCCGCGCCACCGTTGGCTCTGGCCTCGTCATAGCCCGCGCTGACCGCATCACCCTTGACGCCGCCCCGGCCAGGAGCCCGCCGCATCCTGCTGCCCGGCCTGCCGCAGGGCCCTTTTCCGAGGACCCGCCGGGGGATGCATGCCGTGCTCCGCAGTCACCACGGCCACGCGGCCTTTCCCACGCCAGGTCATCTTGATCAGGCCGCATTGCTCCAGAGCCCACGCTGTCTGTGTCTGGACCGGCCCCAGGCTTGGAGTGGATCGTCAGCAGCATTCGTCACACTGCCCCTTCAACGGCGGGCCCCTCGTATGCACTGGGCAGACCGACACGACTTCACCGCGTGAGGCTCCGTACAGGGGAGGTGCTGCCGTACTGCGGGTAGCCAGGACGCGCCAGATTGCCGGTGCCAAACCGACGGCTGGCCGTGACGCTCATTTGACGTTCCGGGCGCCGGGTGCCCCTTATTCGGGACCCCAAATCACCTCTGACCTGCTGCTTTCCTGCCTGCGCCCAGGCCGACATCTTTCCGACGACGCACCATGTGGAGTGCGTGGCGATTCTGGAGCCGGTGAAGTAGCAGGCGTTGACCTGGGGATTTGCAGTCCGGTCATGTCGCTCGACCTGTTTCCCGCTATCCAACAGGTCGGGCGGGTGGTGTGCTTGCCAGAGGCGGCGTGACCTGCACGGTTATGGTGAAGTGGCGCTCCAGTCGGTGGCAGTGTCACCGTGGCCTTGGAAGATTTCGACGCTTAGACCGTGTCCTACATGGTCA
Proteins encoded in this window:
- a CDS encoding SDR family NAD(P)-dependent oxidoreductase — encoded protein: MVDERVVIVTGGGSGIGEATARLLREGGHQVVASGRRSEPLRRLERETGVLAHPSDVGDPEAADGLVRAALAAHGRIDGVVLNAGIGRGGTVGDLSLDDWEAVMRTNVTGPLLLLRAAIPHLLESSGAVVAVASVSALRNGTSNVPYATSKAALLQLCRSVAVDYGRQGVRANIVCPSWVRSEMADRRMTRFAEEADLGGDGARAAYEEVTRLLPLGRPGEPREIAEAVAWLLSPAASYVNGAVLTVDGGATALDPGTLAFDFHVAPRGSEVPDTP
- a CDS encoding MAB_1171c family putative transporter, with the translated sequence MSTGELASHIGVGSVFALWFALVCRARPALRQPHQRGLWLTVLAATIAITLFQPSIVAWLTNAGVDVHTVALIRNLVGVLSAGLVLVSMVDTARARHLRLSVAGALAVTIGTLLILDLLQIGRPGKETASLQGPADPAVAYWLILIVAHLIGDSVAFVVCWAFSLRSSDRDLIWSLRLFAVGSVFAVAFWSGYLWHLYGGTAAMLPYLSLVIGVHGFIRAASLLVPTVTALVRSWTALRVTWCLWPLWRDLVGAVPQVALASPQRTRFREVLLPRSPLALQAHRQTIETYDALLDLQQYVRPGAYEEAHRHARQTGVRDDRLATAALAGALDQARRAKLAGTPPSGSGPLPGVVHGSPETLLGIARMWPSMADALPIHDRPAPARQP
- a CDS encoding regulator component, which translates into the protein MRKTSEYAELQRRCAAILRDLGVHRSLSLDAIRERVEELRGRPLVLRELPEQTAVAGACGLWLGTDDADYVFYEARTAPLHREHIILHEIGHVLCDHHRGVTGDGEELTGRLLSDLKPHLVKRLMARTSYTTAEEQEAEMIASLIQSAGTSGRAAGPLGRIGAFLGVTVDVDR
- a CDS encoding winged helix-turn-helix domain-containing protein, whose translation is MVRLHLTVEGLSRIRFVGSLGPDLESRFAELRYADARPDEFAEWRMKVRRRLRRPGALGVPGNGSQRELRVAPSVDALRFSSVAVVPFWGRIRNYLELEREARGRAVLTGGVERVLNNLHPAVSWSAPVLRVDNDQEEQGTDLLGDGLVIAPSLFAPAPMVVDAETGGQGAPVLVYNVSPPTDAAAGLWRQQEDDRAAALSELLGQTRANVLESLRSPVSISDISRQLDLSHPSVSRHLGVLRRSGLIAAERRNNLTLHRLTHLGEVVLGRQD
- a CDS encoding IS5 family transposase (programmed frameshift) — translated: MSRGDLTSREWSLLEPHLPLSGGRGGRWNNHRTVLNGILFRIRTGVPWRDLPGRYGSWKTVYERHRRWSADGTWDRILQAVQANADLAGRIDWGMVGVDSTSCRAHQHAAGARIAKPRVPKKRTTPRHYRPDEGLGRSRGGLTCKIHLAGEGGCRPLALLLTPGQWGDAPQMVEVLDRIRVPRPQGGRPRTRPDHVSGDKAYSSRRNRRYLRRRDIKHTIPEPKDQRANRRRKGSNGGRPTGFDRDRYRRRNEVERTINRLKNFRAVATRYDKRAYVFHGTVTAAAVRLWLRP